Proteins encoded together in one Bacteroidota bacterium window:
- the cruF gene encoding bisanhydrobacterioruberin hydratase CruF produces the protein MPLDSGSPTDRLFRVSFYVFAASIAFSIAGTLVLKVIPPAAAFFQPFMESLIKAPTWTFMALLPVLTFLLYLPVLGWGRSVGFLVVGCLIGAAAELAGTQSGLPFGPYMYTSWLGAKIGGHVPWFIPPSWYAVSVVCYDLAQRMRFGTLGTIVGGSLLMVIWDVALDPAMSRAFPFWIYPTTVPPALAGSWVAETFDWLFVGAFFGMPLMNWVGWFVTSLLIMVAYRFLFGGIPEENSDTRYPWAAAFFALNMIFPIFVSLLYGLPLAALIGTVALAVPFAVLRLRRAAPALTPAPVAG, from the coding sequence TTGCCTCTCGACTCCGGGTCCCCTACGGACCGGCTCTTCCGCGTCTCGTTCTACGTGTTTGCGGCCTCCATCGCGTTCTCCATCGCGGGGACGCTCGTGCTGAAGGTGATTCCGCCCGCGGCGGCGTTTTTTCAGCCGTTTATGGAAAGCCTCATCAAAGCACCGACGTGGACCTTCATGGCGCTGCTTCCAGTGCTGACGTTCTTGCTCTACCTCCCCGTCCTCGGCTGGGGGCGATCTGTTGGCTTCCTGGTGGTCGGCTGCCTGATCGGCGCGGCGGCCGAACTGGCGGGGACCCAGTCTGGCCTTCCGTTCGGCCCCTACATGTACACGAGCTGGCTGGGCGCGAAGATCGGGGGGCATGTGCCGTGGTTCATCCCACCCTCGTGGTATGCCGTCTCCGTGGTGTGCTATGACCTTGCTCAGCGTATGCGCTTCGGCACCCTCGGCACGATCGTGGGCGGCTCCCTTCTAATGGTGATCTGGGACGTGGCCCTCGACCCCGCGATGAGCCGGGCGTTCCCCTTCTGGATCTACCCCACGACGGTTCCGCCTGCACTCGCGGGCTCTTGGGTCGCGGAGACGTTCGACTGGCTCTTCGTGGGCGCCTTCTTCGGGATGCCGCTGATGAACTGGGTGGGGTGGTTTGTCACCTCGCTGCTGATCATGGTGGCCTATCGCTTCCTGTTTGGCGGCATCCCCGAGGAAAACAGTGACACGCGCTATCCCTGGGCGGCGGCGTTCTTCGCGCTCAACATGATTTTCCCCATATTCGTATCGCTCCTGTACGGCCTCCCGCTGGCTGCGCTGATCGGTACGGTGGCGCTCGCCGTTCCGTTTGCCGTGCTCCGGCTGCGCCGTGCTGCGCCCGCGCTCACGCCGGCCCCGGTCGCGGGCTGA
- a CDS encoding asparaginase domain-containing protein translates to MLQIFTTGGTIDKVYFDAKSDFQVGDPQIVEILKQVGATVDYQAETLLRKDSLEITDDDRARIVQRVLDCEATQVIITHGTDTMAQTGRAIEAALRFQPDAAKTVVLVGSLTPARFRHTDAEFNIGFAVGAVQSLAPGVYVAMNGKIFSAGAVRKNRAANRFEVEAG, encoded by the coding sequence ATGCTTCAGATCTTTACCACGGGCGGGACCATCGACAAGGTCTATTTCGACGCCAAGAGCGACTTCCAGGTCGGCGACCCGCAGATTGTCGAGATCCTGAAGCAAGTCGGCGCCACCGTGGACTATCAGGCGGAGACGCTGCTCCGCAAGGACAGCCTGGAGATCACCGACGACGACCGCGCCCGCATCGTCCAGCGCGTGCTCGACTGCGAGGCTACGCAGGTGATCATCACGCACGGCACCGACACGATGGCGCAGACGGGCCGCGCCATCGAAGCCGCCCTGCGCTTCCAGCCTGACGCCGCGAAGACCGTCGTGCTCGTCGGGTCGCTCACGCCAGCGCGCTTCCGCCACACCGACGCCGAGTTCAACATCGGCTTTGCGGTCGGGGCGGTCCAGAGCCTCGCGCCCGGCGTCTACGTGGCGATGAATGGGAAGATCTTCTCAGCGGGCGCCGTCCGCAAGAACCGCGCGGCCAACCGCTTCGAAGTCGAGGCCGGGTAG
- a CDS encoding BlaI/MecI/CopY family transcriptional regulator has protein sequence MTQPSLSRRERQIMDIVYRTGEVTAAEVRAALSDAPSYSAVRALLRILEEKGHLAHTQDGPRYVYRPTVAPEKAQRSALRHLLNTFFDNSAERAVAALLDLKSDQLSDDDLDRLTRLIDEAKNEDQ, from the coding sequence ATGACACAGCCCAGCCTCAGCCGTCGCGAGCGGCAGATCATGGACATCGTCTACCGCACCGGTGAGGTTACCGCCGCCGAGGTGCGCGCCGCCCTCTCCGACGCGCCGTCCTACTCCGCGGTGCGGGCCCTCCTCCGCATCCTGGAGGAGAAAGGCCATCTCGCCCACACCCAAGACGGCCCGCGCTACGTCTACCGTCCGACCGTCGCGCCAGAGAAGGCGCAGCGCTCGGCGCTCCGGCATTTGCTAAACACCTTCTTTGACAACTCTGCCGAGCGCGCCGTCGCCGCCCTCCTCGATTTGAAGAGCGATCAGCTCTCCGACGACGACCTCGACCGCCTCACGCGCCTCATCGACGAGGCCAAGAACGAAGACCAGTAG
- a CDS encoding phytoene/squalene synthase family protein — MADLTLHPASSLGPTTAADALALDEAGAGSRADQDRALWRSFRHHSKTFSLAARLLRREVRLPVATLYAYCRAVDSVADQRVQEIGTQAAQAEVEQMRAALTATLDGAPPDGLLWQRLADVHTRFGLLPGPLFELLDGAAWDLDGRLVETMADLVAYSEFVAGSVGAMMLPFLVDDRSRIPTLTPSARALGNAMQLTNILRDVGEDWHSLRRVYLPADLMAEHGVTTATLEASVPTAAYRALLEHVMAEAERLYTAAEAGIAALPGRAGTGIRAAARWYREILNEVRASGYDNLQRRNHVPLGRKARRLVHDGYARRKRRLTAFGTRHAATR; from the coding sequence ATGGCCGACCTCACACTCCACCCGGCCTCGTCACTCGGACCGACTACTGCGGCAGACGCGCTCGCGCTGGACGAGGCGGGCGCTGGGTCGCGTGCGGATCAGGACCGCGCGCTGTGGCGCTCCTTCCGTCACCACTCGAAGACGTTTTCGCTTGCGGCTCGGCTGCTGCGCCGTGAGGTGCGCCTCCCCGTCGCCACGCTCTACGCCTACTGCCGTGCCGTCGACTCCGTCGCGGATCAGCGGGTGCAAGAGATTGGCACGCAAGCCGCGCAGGCCGAAGTCGAGCAGATGCGCGCTGCGCTCACCGCCACGCTCGACGGTGCCCCTCCCGACGGCCTTCTGTGGCAGCGCCTCGCCGATGTCCACACGCGCTTCGGATTGCTTCCCGGCCCGCTCTTCGAACTGCTCGACGGGGCCGCCTGGGACCTCGACGGGCGCCTAGTGGAGACGATGGCTGACCTGGTTGCCTACTCCGAGTTCGTCGCGGGCAGCGTCGGCGCGATGATGCTGCCGTTCCTGGTGGATGACCGCAGCCGGATCCCGACGCTCACGCCGTCCGCGCGGGCGCTAGGCAACGCCATGCAGCTCACCAACATCCTCCGCGACGTGGGCGAGGACTGGCACAGCTTGCGGCGCGTCTACCTCCCGGCGGACCTGATGGCCGAGCACGGCGTCACGACGGCGACGCTGGAAGCCAGTGTCCCGACCGCAGCCTACCGCGCGCTGCTGGAGCACGTCATGGCGGAGGCCGAGCGCCTCTACACCGCAGCCGAAGCCGGCATCGCAGCGCTGCCTGGGCGGGCGGGCACGGGCATCCGCGCCGCCGCCCGGTGGTACCGCGAGATCCTCAACGAGGTGCGTGCCTCGGGCTACGACAACCTCCAGCGGCGCAACCACGTCCCACTCGGGCGCAAGGCCCGCCGCCTCGTCCACGACGGCTACGCCCGCCGCAAACGACGCCTGACCGCGTTCGGCACGCGGCACGCAGCCACGCGCTGA
- a CDS encoding DUF5916 domain-containing protein → MLFATRYLVLLLALVGPMALAPIALAGEQSSDPPGSKQGEGPPELSAVSLAEATTASLAIDGRLDEEAWASAPVASGFTQREPVPGDPATERTEVRVLYDANAIYVGFRCYLRDPSTLISRMARRDDFIQSDLALVAFDSYDDGRTAFVFAVTPAGSPRDFLIYNDVEEDTSWDAVWDVATSVEETSWTAEFRIPLSQLRFRADEGAQDWGIQFGREIVHNGESDFWAPFPPEASGTVSSFGRLLDLRGLRAPRRLEVTPYVASKLERFPGDAADPFYSENDLGANVGADLRYGLTSDLTLTATLNPDFGQVEADPAVVNLSQFENFFEERRPFFVEGVDIFQFGNTRTFNVDFRPTFFYSRRIGRSPRRNLSDDFGDADFVDSPNETTIAGAAKVSGKVGGWSVGVLEAVTTREYGQHVVGDGPIERAIVEPWANYAVGRVKRDFRGGQTVVGGLVTAANRRLADDPVFEDLMPSSAYVGGLDFEHQFGDQTYAVSGVGAFSRVNGSTSVITDLQRAPQRYYQRPDDASASVDSSATSLSGYYGQLSIAKIRGEHVTGSLTYTDIAPGFDVNDLGFQFRAGVRALSYATSYQDNNPASDLLNRWRVNFFGGAGWNRDGNRINGYMGTFSNVQFSSRWGFFGNAIYIPPGTNDRLTRGGPRSTYPAGLRTLLGSFSDFRKPFAVEGGFNQRFDTSGEYDRYAFSTFVWRPNTTVSVEVNPELGWEKDTDQYVGTEDAAAMTATGGTRYLFADVTSQNVSLGMRLNWTFSPTLTLQLFARPFIAAYRYKDYKQFAEPGTYTFDVFGDDTGTITRGQVEDGIFVPNAEGDTFEVNPGDGGETFRIDRQDFTFRSLRGNAVLRWEYRPASAIFLVWQQQRAGSIGSDQLDAGTFNFGRDLGDAFRDEVENVFLLKATYWIGS, encoded by the coding sequence ATGCTGTTCGCTACGCGCTACCTCGTCCTCCTTCTCGCGCTCGTCGGCCCGATGGCCCTGGCGCCGATAGCCCTCGCGGGTGAGCAATCGTCCGACCCGCCTGGCAGCAAGCAGGGCGAGGGCCCGCCCGAGTTAAGCGCGGTCAGCCTCGCCGAGGCTACCACGGCCAGCCTCGCCATCGACGGACGCCTGGATGAGGAGGCCTGGGCCAGCGCACCCGTCGCGAGCGGCTTCACGCAGCGCGAGCCCGTACCGGGCGACCCGGCTACCGAGCGCACCGAGGTCCGCGTCCTCTACGACGCCAACGCCATCTACGTCGGCTTCCGCTGCTACCTCCGCGACCCGAGTACGCTCATCTCGCGCATGGCCCGCCGCGACGACTTCATCCAGAGCGACCTCGCCCTCGTCGCCTTCGACAGCTATGACGATGGGCGCACCGCGTTCGTCTTCGCCGTCACGCCCGCGGGCAGCCCGCGCGACTTCCTGATCTACAACGACGTCGAGGAAGACACCAGCTGGGACGCCGTGTGGGACGTGGCGACCTCCGTGGAGGAGACCAGCTGGACCGCCGAGTTCCGCATCCCGCTCTCGCAGCTCCGCTTCCGCGCCGACGAGGGCGCGCAGGACTGGGGCATCCAGTTCGGCCGCGAGATCGTTCACAACGGCGAGAGCGACTTCTGGGCGCCGTTCCCGCCCGAGGCCAGCGGTACCGTCTCCAGCTTCGGACGCCTGCTCGACCTACGCGGGCTCCGCGCGCCGCGCCGCCTCGAAGTCACGCCCTACGTCGCCAGCAAGCTCGAACGCTTCCCTGGCGACGCTGCCGATCCGTTCTACAGCGAGAACGACCTCGGCGCGAACGTCGGCGCCGACCTCCGCTATGGCCTCACGAGCGACCTCACGCTCACCGCCACGCTCAACCCCGACTTCGGCCAGGTCGAGGCCGACCCGGCCGTCGTCAACCTCTCGCAGTTCGAGAACTTCTTCGAGGAGCGCCGCCCGTTCTTCGTCGAGGGCGTGGACATCTTCCAGTTCGGCAACACGCGCACGTTCAACGTCGATTTCCGGCCGACCTTCTTCTACAGCCGCCGCATCGGCCGCAGCCCGCGCCGCAACCTCAGCGACGACTTTGGGGATGCCGACTTCGTGGACAGCCCCAACGAGACGACCATCGCAGGTGCCGCCAAGGTCTCGGGCAAGGTCGGCGGCTGGTCCGTCGGCGTCCTCGAAGCGGTCACCACGCGGGAGTACGGCCAGCACGTCGTCGGTGACGGGCCGATCGAACGGGCCATCGTTGAGCCGTGGGCCAACTATGCCGTCGGGCGCGTCAAGCGCGACTTCCGCGGCGGCCAGACCGTTGTGGGCGGCCTCGTCACCGCCGCCAACCGTCGCCTCGCGGACGACCCGGTCTTCGAAGACCTGATGCCATCCAGCGCCTACGTTGGTGGCCTCGACTTCGAGCACCAGTTCGGCGACCAGACCTACGCCGTCTCGGGCGTCGGCGCGTTCAGCCGCGTCAACGGCAGCACGTCGGTCATCACCGACCTCCAGCGCGCCCCGCAGCGCTACTACCAGCGCCCCGACGACGCCTCGGCCTCCGTCGACTCCAGCGCGACCTCGCTCAGCGGCTACTACGGGCAACTCTCCATCGCCAAGATCCGCGGCGAGCACGTCACGGGCTCGCTCACCTACACCGACATCGCGCCCGGCTTCGACGTCAACGACCTCGGCTTCCAGTTCCGCGCAGGCGTCCGGGCGCTCTCCTATGCCACCAGCTACCAGGACAACAACCCCGCGTCTGACTTGCTCAACCGCTGGCGCGTCAATTTCTTTGGCGGCGCTGGGTGGAACCGCGACGGCAACCGCATCAACGGCTACATGGGCACCTTCAGCAACGTGCAGTTCAGCAGCCGCTGGGGCTTCTTCGGCAACGCGATCTACATCCCGCCCGGCACCAACGACCGGCTGACACGCGGCGGCCCGCGCTCGACCTACCCCGCGGGCCTCCGGACGCTGCTGGGTTCGTTCTCCGACTTCCGCAAGCCGTTCGCCGTCGAGGGCGGCTTCAACCAGCGGTTCGACACCTCCGGCGAGTACGATCGCTACGCCTTCAGCACCTTCGTCTGGCGCCCCAACACGACCGTGTCCGTCGAGGTCAACCCCGAACTCGGCTGGGAGAAGGACACGGACCAGTATGTCGGCACCGAAGACGCCGCGGCAATGACCGCGACCGGCGGCACGCGCTACCTCTTCGCCGACGTGACGAGCCAGAACGTCTCGCTCGGGATGCGCCTCAACTGGACGTTCTCGCCGACGCTCACGCTGCAGCTCTTCGCGCGGCCGTTTATCGCGGCCTACCGCTACAAGGACTACAAGCAGTTCGCCGAGCCCGGCACCTACACCTTCGACGTGTTCGGTGACGATACCGGCACCATCACGCGCGGCCAGGTCGAGGACGGCATCTTCGTCCCCAATGCCGAGGGCGACACCTTCGAGGTGAACCCCGGCGACGGCGGCGAGACATTCCGCATCGACCGGCAGGACTTCACGTTCCGCTCGCTGCGCGGCAACGCGGTGCTGCGGTGGGAATACCGTCCCGCCTCGGCGATCTTCCTCGTCTGGCAGCAGCAGCGCGCCGGCTCGATCGGCAGCGACCAACTCGACGCCGGGACGTTCAACTTCGGCCGCGACCTCGGCGACGCGTTCCGCGACGAGGTCGAAAACGTGTTCCTGCTCAAGGCGACGTATTGGATCGGCTCCTGA
- a CDS encoding M56 family metallopeptidase, with product MPTFDLSMLLEMTSAVLPVALPLMVKATVVFALGWVVARLMRGASAAWRHAVWAGTLAAVLAVTLLPLALPAWEVAVPGLPAEAATLSEAPALTDDAAAPTLAATEAGAFEAGAFAGLNAAEESAAPAATTPWALALAQPWAALVFVWALGAFVVGAWWFVSALAAWRLAARAAPVKDGAWLALLADVADGLDLRTPVRLLTSDRLSVPVTWGAVGPVLILPAEAESWDADRRRAVLAHELAHVGRRDVLWQWVAQLACALHWYQPLAWLAYRRLLAEREHACDDSVLRAGTRPTAYADVLLNVARSVQRREPVAALAMAPMARRSQLEGRLLSILDPSLDRRALSRVLLTILGAVTLLLAASLASVRPVAQAAVGDVAPFSFVEAASDAPPSGIDAVAAPRPNPQPSPQPRVIGLGATTYAADDFSWTGTLAPGKRLIVKNLNGEVKARGGNDNAVSIEATEDRYRGRRPTPAEVEVVEFDGGVVVCVRYEDQRGDCSPSESPSGNVNNGVTINFEVRVPRGVHFEGTSVNGAVEAMGLSGDVKATSVNGAVKATTSNGDIEATSVNGAVEASASGTVRASSVNGAIRADMGRADWEGTAEYSSVNGAIILTLPSDFSAEVEAKTMNGDIRSDFPLEIRRGRHVGVSASGTVGNGGRRMKLTTQNGSIQLRRSGAHLRERSDRQDSRIDRRTARDDDRAALRGVHQIRDARLRAAVADTLRAAHRLAQASSFSYSDADDDLDVRVDEHGFRLVVNGEVEVDLDWDDLADEMEDIVEEAVERVDWDGIADDLEAAFDDMNVDVHLKIGQAFQSAATLDRPFVYEQAHGPC from the coding sequence ATGCCAACGTTTGATCTCTCCATGCTCCTCGAAATGACCTCGGCGGTCCTGCCTGTGGCGCTCCCGCTCATGGTGAAAGCTACGGTCGTGTTCGCGCTCGGATGGGTGGTCGCGCGCCTCATGCGCGGCGCTTCGGCGGCATGGCGCCACGCCGTCTGGGCGGGGACGCTCGCAGCCGTGCTGGCGGTGACGCTGCTTCCGCTCGCCCTGCCTGCCTGGGAGGTCGCCGTGCCTGGTCTGCCCGCTGAAGCCGCAACGCTCAGCGAGGCGCCGGCGCTCACCGACGACGCGGCGGCGCCTACGCTGGCCGCTACCGAGGCGGGCGCGTTTGAGGCGGGCGCCTTCGCAGGACTCAATGCCGCTGAAGAGTCCGCAGCGCCAGCAGCTACGACGCCCTGGGCGCTCGCGCTGGCGCAGCCGTGGGCGGCACTGGTGTTCGTGTGGGCCCTGGGCGCGTTCGTCGTCGGCGCGTGGTGGTTCGTGAGTGCGCTCGCGGCGTGGCGGCTGGCTGCTCGGGCCGCGCCCGTGAAAGACGGCGCCTGGCTCGCGCTCCTCGCCGACGTGGCCGACGGCCTCGACCTGCGTACGCCCGTGCGTCTGCTCACCAGCGACCGCCTCAGCGTACCTGTGACGTGGGGCGCCGTGGGGCCCGTCCTCATCCTGCCTGCCGAGGCGGAGAGCTGGGACGCCGACCGCCGCCGCGCGGTCCTCGCCCACGAGCTCGCCCACGTGGGCCGGCGCGACGTGCTGTGGCAGTGGGTCGCCCAGCTGGCCTGCGCGCTGCACTGGTACCAGCCCCTTGCGTGGCTCGCCTACCGCCGCCTGCTCGCCGAGCGCGAGCATGCCTGCGACGACTCGGTGCTGCGCGCCGGGACGCGGCCTACCGCCTATGCTGACGTGCTCCTCAACGTGGCGCGCTCCGTGCAGCGCCGCGAGCCGGTGGCGGCCCTCGCGATGGCTCCGATGGCGCGCCGCTCGCAACTCGAAGGCCGCCTCCTCTCCATTCTCGATCCCTCCCTCGACCGGCGGGCGCTCTCGCGTGTCCTGCTGACCATCCTGGGGGCGGTGACGCTGCTGCTGGCCGCATCGCTCGCGAGTGTACGCCCGGTAGCGCAGGCCGCCGTCGGCGACGTCGCGCCGTTCAGCTTCGTGGAGGCGGCGAGCGACGCCCCGCCGAGCGGGATAGACGCCGTGGCCGCGCCGCGCCCCAATCCGCAGCCTAGCCCGCAGCCGCGCGTGATCGGCCTGGGTGCGACGACCTATGCGGCGGACGACTTCAGCTGGACCGGCACGCTCGCGCCCGGCAAGCGGCTCATCGTCAAGAACCTCAACGGCGAGGTGAAAGCGCGCGGCGGCAATGACAACGCGGTCTCCATCGAGGCCACAGAGGATCGCTACCGAGGACGCCGCCCGACGCCTGCCGAGGTCGAGGTCGTCGAGTTCGACGGCGGCGTCGTGGTGTGCGTGCGCTACGAGGACCAGCGTGGCGACTGCTCCCCGTCCGAGAGCCCCAGCGGCAACGTGAACAACGGCGTCACGATCAACTTCGAGGTGCGCGTCCCGCGCGGCGTTCACTTCGAGGGCACCTCCGTCAACGGGGCCGTCGAGGCGATGGGCCTCTCGGGTGACGTGAAGGCCACGAGCGTCAATGGCGCCGTGAAAGCAACGACCTCCAACGGCGACATCGAGGCCACGAGCGTCAACGGAGCCGTGGAGGCCTCCGCCAGCGGCACCGTCCGCGCGTCGAGCGTCAACGGCGCCATCCGCGCTGATATGGGCCGCGCCGATTGGGAGGGCACCGCCGAGTACTCCTCCGTCAACGGCGCCATCATCCTCACGCTGCCCTCCGACTTCTCCGCCGAGGTCGAGGCCAAGACGATGAACGGCGACATCCGCTCCGACTTCCCGCTGGAGATCCGGCGCGGGCGCCACGTTGGCGTGTCTGCCTCCGGCACCGTGGGCAACGGCGGACGGCGCATGAAGCTCACCACCCAGAACGGCAGCATCCAGCTGCGTCGCTCGGGCGCCCACCTTCGCGAGCGCAGTGACCGCCAGGATTCCCGCATCGACCGTCGCACCGCTCGCGATGACGACCGCGCCGCTCTGCGTGGCGTCCACCAGATCCGCGACGCGCGTCTGCGCGCGGCCGTGGCCGACACGCTCCGCGCCGCGCACCGGCTCGCCCAGGCCTCGTCCTTCTCCTACTCCGACGCGGACGACGACCTCGATGTCCGCGTGGACGAGCACGGCTTCCGGCTCGTCGTCAACGGCGAGGTGGAGGTCGATCTCGACTGGGATGACCTCGCCGACGAGATGGAAGACATCGTTGAGGAGGCCGTCGAGCGCGTGGATTGGGACGGCATCGCCGACGACCTCGAAGCCGCGTTCGACGACATGAACGTCGATGTCCACCTGAAGATTGGGCAGGCGTTTCAGAGCGCAGCCACCTTGGACCGTCCGTTCGTCTACGAGCAGGCCCACGGCCCCTGCTGA
- a CDS encoding PAS domain-containing protein has protein sequence MSTLDSHVHEQEDRSPELPRPASAPLPADIFKQALHTASNLVVLTDANIPDNPIVWVNDYFCTFTGYDRDEVIGRNCRFLQGDDRQQFARQVLREHVDAGEAANVVLRNYKKDGTLFYNDLHVSPVYDADGRLIYFLGVQNDATDREQALATVRERDQQLHDLTETERERFGMELHEGLGQVLTGAALSAQAHLRELERIAPELAASARTVGELIAHALVEARQIAAGLHPVLDKTNGLQTALLDLAASMNEAAEGTHITAEIDDVAVANRRTTRHLYRIAQEAVANALKHAEARHIVLRLYEPSSADTRTVVLEVEDDGRGILTEILMGDSTTPPGMRVSEVAGLAQHGRGLYSMRFRADQMSATLAVTPGEDGGTVVRCVAPLS, from the coding sequence ATGTCTACCCTCGACTCTCACGTGCACGAGCAAGAAGACCGCTCGCCCGAGCTTCCGCGCCCGGCGAGTGCGCCGCTTCCTGCCGACATCTTCAAGCAGGCGCTCCACACAGCCAGCAACCTCGTCGTCCTCACCGATGCGAACATCCCCGACAATCCCATTGTCTGGGTAAACGACTACTTTTGCACGTTCACGGGCTACGACCGCGACGAGGTAATCGGGCGCAACTGCCGCTTTTTGCAAGGCGATGACCGGCAGCAGTTCGCCCGGCAAGTACTTCGAGAGCACGTCGACGCGGGAGAGGCGGCCAACGTCGTGCTACGCAACTATAAGAAGGACGGCACGCTCTTCTACAACGACTTGCACGTCAGTCCGGTCTACGATGCGGACGGGCGCCTCATCTACTTCTTGGGCGTGCAGAACGACGCGACGGACCGCGAGCAAGCCCTCGCCACAGTGCGCGAGCGCGACCAGCAGTTGCACGACCTCACGGAGACTGAGCGTGAGCGCTTCGGCATGGAGTTGCACGAGGGGTTGGGGCAGGTGCTCACAGGCGCGGCCCTCTCGGCACAAGCTCACCTACGCGAACTGGAGCGCATCGCGCCTGAACTGGCGGCTAGCGCTCGCACTGTGGGCGAGTTGATTGCGCACGCGCTCGTAGAGGCCCGGCAGATTGCGGCGGGGCTCCACCCCGTCCTAGACAAAACGAACGGCCTCCAGACGGCCTTGCTCGACCTCGCCGCGTCCATGAACGAGGCTGCGGAGGGCACGCACATCACCGCCGAGATCGACGATGTTGCGGTGGCTAACCGGCGAACGACGCGCCACCTCTACCGCATCGCGCAGGAAGCGGTGGCAAACGCCCTCAAGCACGCTGAGGCTCGGCACATCGTCCTACGGCTCTACGAACCCTCGAGCGCAGACACGCGCACCGTCGTGCTGGAGGTGGAAGACGACGGACGGGGGATCCTGACGGAGATCCTGATGGGCGACTCCACCACGCCGCCGGGCATGCGCGTCTCGGAAGTAGCGGGGCTGGCCCAACACGGGCGGGGCCTCTACAGCATGCGCTTCCGCGCCGACCAGATGAGCGCAACGCTGGCCGTGACGCCCGGCGAGGACGGCGGCACAGTCGTACGCTGTGTCGCGCCGCTGAGCTAG